A portion of the Sabethes cyaneus chromosome 3, idSabCyanKW18_F2, whole genome shotgun sequence genome contains these proteins:
- the LOC128740618 gene encoding glutamate receptor ionotropic, delta-2-like: MLEAPQVHFIQLKSVAVENIGILDTLEPHQHLAIVDTSCTGSDKLLAETRYRIYDKIRNTDVDTISRTSYQILNILLSHYLNATFERRFVTTWGYPNRTTGIWSGMCGDLIYRRSEIAGSMMLITQNRIFHVDYLKVPIPLKIKFVFKAPNLSTTSNIFRMPFELDVWICLLATVIIMSTVFAVVRGILMLDKKSIKSKRLEMLDAAFDVVPLATQQGSLLEPNSSAQRMLIFFGLAGLMFIEVSFSAKIISLIQAPSERIDSLRNLVESKLELGSDGQPYNQFYFSKATDPVGKGLYSKITNQNRETLNAHNFEQGVRKLQTELFAYHGYTSSMYLQISKTFNDVEKCYLRELPFFDSSVGYLSVQRNFTLREHFNVGLMRMLEVGIFPRQFNRMINDKPGCTKGTMFRPLDLIDTRFAMEIAVCGIVGALFLLLAEIALSKYGLWKTPMQDYIE; encoded by the exons ATGCTTGAAGCTCCACAGGTCCACTTTATCCAGCTGAAGAGTGTCGCGGTGGAAAATATCGGCATTTTGGACACCCTGGAACCACATCAACACCTAGCTATTGTTGATACAAGTTGCACGGGAAGTGACAAATTGCTAGCAGAAACACGGTATCGGATTTACGATAAAATACG GAACACCGATGTCGATACCATATCCCGAACTTCGTATCAAATTCTAAACATTTTGTTGTCGCATTACTTAAACGCAACGTTCGAAAGACGATTTGTTACTACCTGGGGTTATCCCAATCGTACTACCGGTATATGGAGCGGGATGTGCGGTGATTTGATCTACCGTCGCTCAGAAATTGCCGGTTCGATGATGCTGATTACGCAGAACCGTATATTTCATGTAGACTATCTGAAGGTACCAATTCCTTTGAAGATAAAATTCGTCTTCAAGGCACCGAACCTGTCGACAACGAGCAACATCTTTCGAATGCCATTCGAATTGGACGTGTGGATTTGTCTACTAGCAACGGTCATCATTATGAGTACGGTATTTGCTGTGGTCCGTGGAATTCTAATGCTCGACAAGAAATCGATCAAAAGTAAACGCTTAGAAATGTTGGATGCAGCATTCGACGTAGTCCCACTAGCGACACAGCAGGGTTCTTTGCTTGAGCCAAACTCTTCCGCACAAAGGATgctaatattttttggtttggcTGGACTGATGTTCATTGAAGTTAGTTTTTCTGCCAAAATAATTTCGTTAATACAAGCACCTTCTGAGCGAATCGATTCATTGCGGAATCTTGTGGAATCGAAACTGGAGCTTGGATCAGATGGACAGCCTTACAATCAGTTTTACTTTTCA aaagcCACCGACCCCGTCGGAAAAGGATTATATAGTAAGATCACAAATCAGAATCGTGAGACTCTGAACGCGCACAACTTCGAGCAGGGCgttcgaaaattgcaaaca GAATTGTTCGCATACCATGGTTACACCTCATCAATGTATCTACAGATCAGTAAAACATTCAATGATGTGGAAAAGTGCTACCTGCGGGAGCTGCCGTTTTTCGACAGTAGCGTCGGTTATTTGTCCGTGCAGCGAAACTTCACTCTGCGCGAACATTTCAACGTTGGACTGATGAGAATGCTGGAAGTAGGTATTTTCCCCAGACAATTCAACAGGATGATAAACGACAAGCCCGGATGCACCAAGGGAACAATGTTTCGGCCGCTCGATTTGATTGATACTAGATTCGCGATGGAAATCGCTGTCTGTGGAATTGTGGGAGCACTCTTTTTGTTGCTTGCGGAAATCGCTCTCAGTAAGTATGGGCTCTGGAAAACTCCGATGCAGGACTACATCGAATAG
- the LOC128740619 gene encoding glutamate receptor ionotropic, delta-1-like: MLEAQQVHFIQLKSVAVENIGILDSLEPHQHLAIVDISCAGSDKLLAEARYRIYDKIRNSDVDTISRTSYQILNILLSNYLNATFERRFVTTWGYPNRTSGLWSGMCGDLIYRRSEIAGSVMLITQNRIFHVDYLKVPVPVKIKFVFKAPNLSTTNNIFRMPFEFDVWICVLAIVIIMSTVFAVVRGILMLGKKSIKSKRLEMLDAAFDVVPLATQQGSLLKPNSSAQRMLMFIGLAGLMFIEVSFSAKIISLIQAPSERINSLRNLVESKLELGSDGQPYNQFYFSKATDPVGKGLYSKITNQNRETLNAHTFEQGVRKLQTELFAYHGFTSPMYLQISKTFNDVEKCYLRELPFFDSSVGYLSVQRNFTLREHFNVGLMRMLEVGIFPRQFDRMINDKPGCTKGTKFRPLDLIDTRFAMEIAACGIVGALFLLLAEIALSKYTLWKTPMQDYIE; encoded by the exons ATGCTTGAAGCTCAACAGGTTCACTTTATCCAGCTGAAGAGTGTCGCGGTGGAAAATATCGGCATTTTGGACAGCCTAGAACCACATCAACACCTGGCCATTGTTGATATAAGTTGCGCGGGAAGTGACAAACTGCTAGCCGAAGCACGGTATCGGATTTACGATAAAatacg GAACAGCGATGTCGATACCATATCCCGAACTTCGTATCAAATTCTAAACATTTTATTGTCGAACTACTTAAACGCAACGTTCGAAAGACGATTTGTTACTACCTGGGGTTATCCCAATCGTACTTCCGGTTTATGGAGCGGGATGTGCGGTGATTTGATCTACCGTCGCTCAGAAATTGCCGGTTCGGTGATGCTGATTACGCAGAACCGTATATTTCATGTAGACTATCTGAAGGTACCGGTTCCAGTGAAGATAAAATTCGTCTTCAAGGCACCGAACCTGTCGACAACTAACAATATCTTTCGAATGCCATTCGAATTTGACGTGTGGATTTGTGTACTAGCAATAGTCATCATTATGAGTACGGTATTTGCTGTGGTCCGTGGAATTCTAATGCTCGGCAAGAAATCGATCAAAAGCAAACGCTTAGAAATGTTGGATGCAGCATTCGACGTAGTCCCACTAGCGACTCAGCAGGGTTCTCTACTTAAGCCAAACTCTTCCGCACAAAGAATGCTAATGTTTATTGGTTTGGCTGGACTGATGTTCATTGAAGTTAGTTTTTCTGCCAAAATAATTTCGTTAATACAAGCACCTTCTGAGCGAATCAATTCATTGCGAAATCTCGTGGAATCGAAACTGGAGCTTGGATCAGATGGACAGCCCTACAATCAGTTTTACTTTTCA aaagcTACCGACCCCGTCGGAAAAGGATTATACAGTAAGATCACAAATCAGAATCGTGAGACTCTGAACGCGCACACCTTCGAGCAGGGCGTTCGGAAATTGCAAACA GAATTGTTCGCATACCATGGTTTCACCTCACCAATGTATCTCCAGATCAGCAAAACATTCAATGATGTGGAAAAGTGCTACCTGCGGGAGCTGCCGTTTTTTGACAGTAGCGTCGGTTATTTGTCCGTACAGCGAAACTTCACTCTGCGCGAACATTTCAACGTTGGACTGATGAGAATGCTGGAAGTGGGTATTTTCCCCAGACAATTCGACAGGATGATAAACGACAAGCCCGGATGCACCAAGGGAACAAAGTTTCGGCCGCTCGATCTGATTGATACCAGATTCGCGATGGAAATCGCTGCCTGTGGAATTGTGGGAGCACTCTTTTTGTTGCTTGCAGAAATCGCACTCAGTAAGTATACGCTCTGGAAAACTCCGATGCAGGACTACATCGAATGa